The following proteins are co-located in the Methanobacterium aggregans genome:
- a CDS encoding iron chaperone gives MARKRFETIDGYIATFPKNVQYILEEMRKVIKESAPGSEETISYGMPTFKLRGNLVHFAAYKNHIGFYPTPSGIEAFKEDLSPYKSSKGAVQFPIDKPIPFELVKKIVIFRVEENLAKKS, from the coding sequence GTGGCCAGAAAACGATTCGAGACGATAGATGGGTATATAGCAACATTTCCAAAAAATGTACAGTATATCCTAGAAGAAATGAGGAAGGTTATCAAAGAATCGGCCCCTGGATCTGAAGAAACCATAAGTTATGGTATGCCAACATTTAAGCTCAGGGGCAACCTTGTGCATTTCGCAGCCTACAAAAATCATATAGGATTTTATCCTACACCTTCCGGTATTGAAGCATTTAAAGAAGACTTATCACCATACAAAAGCTCAAAAGGTGCCGTGCAATTTCCCATAGATAAACCAATTCCATTTGAACTGGTGAAGAAGATAGTTATTTTTCGTGTGGAAGAAAATCTGGCAAAAAAGAGTTAA
- a CDS encoding DUF2089 domain-containing protein — protein MKREVPGSCPICGGEITVTEIKCKKCKSVVQGEFDLCKFCRLNDKQKYFVEVFIKNRGNIKEIEKELGISYPTVRNKLDEVISVLGHKVEKPAINKKSILEKLQNGEISKDEALKLLSGKL, from the coding sequence ATGAAACGTGAAGTACCAGGAAGCTGTCCCATATGTGGGGGCGAAATCACAGTTACCGAGATCAAGTGTAAAAAATGTAAAAGCGTTGTTCAGGGCGAATTTGATCTTTGCAAGTTCTGCAGGCTGAATGACAAGCAAAAATACTTTGTTGAAGTGTTTATTAAAAACAGGGGCAATATTAAGGAAATTGAAAAAGAACTGGGTATCTCATATCCCACAGTGAGGAATAAACTGGATGAAGTGATTTCAGTTCTGGGACACAAGGTGGAAAAACCAGCCATCAATAAAAAATCCATTTTAGAAAAGCTCCAGAATGGAGAAATCAGCAAAGATGAGGCTTTGAAGTTATTAAGTGGTAAATTATGA
- a CDS encoding SHOCT-like domain-containing protein: protein MSKDISEERMKILEMVEEGKLNTSEAMELLDALEGDEIEIKPKTDAKWLKIRVKTMDDNPKVNVNIPLSLVDVGLKLAKKFDPKLEQSGLDQIDLDEIIEAVKNGAEGKIVDVEDEENQTRVKIYVE, encoded by the coding sequence ATGTCTAAAGATATATCGGAAGAGAGAATGAAAATTTTGGAAATGGTTGAAGAAGGAAAACTCAATACTTCAGAAGCAATGGAGTTACTGGATGCTCTGGAAGGAGATGAGATTGAAATCAAACCTAAAACAGATGCTAAATGGTTAAAAATCAGGGTTAAAACCATGGATGACAACCCCAAGGTAAATGTGAACATACCTCTTTCCCTGGTTGATGTGGGATTAAAACTAGCCAAGAAATTCGATCCTAAGTTAGAACAATCAGGTCTGGATCAAATTGACCTCGATGAGATCATAGAGGCTGTTAAAAACGGGGCAGAAGGAAAAATTGTTGATGTGGAAGACGAAGAGAATCAGACCAGAGTTAAGATATATGTGGAATAG
- a CDS encoding class I SAM-dependent methyltransferase produces the protein MSNTSFKFMNLSFKIMDFIHPYIKKRVKTFGIKKGMNVVDYGCGPGRYTTELAKLVGDQGKVYGADIHEMAMDAVQKKINSMGLKNVETVLINGYSCPLPDGIADRVCALDMFFMIQDPTTFLGELRRITKPEGVLIIDDGHQKRVLTKKKIMNSGHWKILEESEDHLKCKPI, from the coding sequence ATGTCCAACACTTCATTCAAGTTTATGAACCTGAGCTTTAAAATAATGGATTTTATCCATCCCTACATCAAGAAAAGGGTGAAAACATTCGGTATAAAGAAGGGAATGAATGTGGTGGACTACGGATGCGGACCTGGACGCTACACAACAGAATTAGCCAAACTCGTTGGGGACCAGGGGAAAGTTTACGGTGCAGACATCCATGAAATGGCCATGGATGCTGTGCAAAAGAAAATAAATAGTATGGGGCTTAAAAATGTGGAAACTGTACTTATTAATGGCTACAGTTGTCCACTTCCCGACGGGATTGCAGATAGAGTCTGTGCACTGGACATGTTCTTCATGATCCAGGACCCAACCACATTTCTAGGTGAGCTCAGGAGAATCACCAAACCAGAGGGAGTACTCATAATTGATGATGGACACCAAAAAAGAGTCCTGACCAAGAAAAAGATAATGAACTCTGGACACTGGAAAATCCTTGAAGAAAGTGAGGATCATTTGAAATGCAAGCCGATTTAA